CGCCGCGATTGCCGGACCGCATCACCTGACGCCCACGACGATCGACGAACTGATCGAAGCCGATCTCGGCTCGTGGGAAGGTTTGAGCTGGGATGACATCAAACGCGACGATGCCGAAGCGTACCGACAATTCATCGAGCGGCCCGACCTGTTCGGCTACGGCGGCGGCGAAAGCATTTCCAATGTACGCGACCGCGCCGTACCAGCCCTGAAAGACATCATGCGCAAAAACCTGGGCCAGGTGATCGCCGTGGTGACGCATCGAATCGTGATCCGGGCCTGCGTCGCCCACCTGGTCGGCATGCCACTGGCCGAAGCACGCCGGCTGTCCCCATCGACGTGCGGACTATCCCTTATCCGCTATCACCAGGGCGAGATCGAAGTAACAACCTTCAACGCCCTGTTCCATCTCAGCGCGTGGTGAAGAAGATCACGC
The nucleotide sequence above comes from Pirellulales bacterium. Encoded proteins:
- a CDS encoding histidine phosphatase family protein, with product SPAPDTCYAYLVRHGATAASAAHPVVMQGLSMDSPLSEVGQRQANETGTFLAGRRIDAVYASPMVRAQQTAAAIAGPHHLTPTTIDELIEADLGSWEGLSWDDIKRDDAEAYRQFIERPDLFGYGGGESISNVRDRAVPALKDIMRKNLGQVIAVVTHRIVIRACVAHLVGMPLAEARRLSPSTCGLSLIRYHQGEIEVTTFNALFHLSAW